The Burkholderia ambifaria AMMD genome includes a region encoding these proteins:
- a CDS encoding extracellular catalytic domain type 1 short-chain-length polyhydroxyalkanoate depolymerase translates to MPRKKPSIWLRPFDLFSAATSTRPKRKTAKPAASVKRAATVRTPRRTRTPAPAAHPSPRHAPGTWLRSFHSARPTAGRLVNHLAYALYLPAAPVTTAGMPVVVMLHGCKQTAESFAAGTRICRAAERAGFAVLFPEQAKTAHAHRCWNWHGDASQSELPAVASLIDAIVRERGFDRDRIYLAGMSAGAGLAAQLALAYPELFAAVGLHSGPAIAPPLSTMAAMSLMRRGLRDDPIHVVDACVDVRAYPGMPALVMHGGLDTVVAEQNALQLGVAFARINRLVDEHGELRVGERHTYVHDDADYTDYLRGGRVIVRVCIVRRLAHAWSGGDPREAFHSATGPDATAMFWNFFRRRRRKR, encoded by the coding sequence ATGCCCAGGAAAAAACCCAGCATCTGGCTCCGGCCTTTCGACCTGTTTTCCGCCGCGACGAGCACGCGACCGAAACGCAAGACAGCCAAACCGGCGGCGTCGGTCAAGCGCGCCGCCACTGTACGGACCCCGCGTCGCACCCGCACCCCGGCGCCGGCCGCCCATCCGTCGCCGCGCCACGCACCGGGCACCTGGCTGCGTTCGTTTCATTCCGCGCGCCCGACCGCCGGCCGCCTCGTCAACCATCTCGCCTACGCGCTGTACCTGCCGGCCGCACCGGTGACGACCGCCGGCATGCCGGTCGTCGTCATGCTGCACGGCTGCAAGCAGACCGCCGAGTCGTTCGCCGCGGGCACGCGCATATGCCGCGCCGCGGAGCGTGCCGGGTTTGCCGTGCTGTTCCCCGAACAGGCGAAGACCGCGCACGCGCATCGCTGCTGGAACTGGCATGGCGATGCGTCGCAGTCGGAGCTTCCGGCGGTTGCGTCGCTGATCGACGCGATCGTGCGGGAGCGCGGGTTCGACCGCGACCGGATCTATCTGGCCGGCATGTCGGCCGGCGCGGGGCTCGCCGCGCAGCTGGCGCTCGCGTATCCCGAGCTGTTCGCGGCCGTCGGTCTGCATTCCGGTCCGGCCATCGCGCCGCCGTTGTCGACGATGGCCGCGATGAGCCTGATGCGCCGCGGCCTGCGCGACGACCCGATACACGTGGTCGACGCATGCGTCGACGTGCGCGCGTATCCGGGCATGCCCGCGCTCGTCATGCATGGCGGGCTCGATACCGTCGTCGCCGAGCAGAACGCGCTGCAACTCGGCGTCGCGTTCGCGCGGATCAATCGGCTCGTCGACGAACACGGTGAGCTGCGCGTCGGCGAGCGGCATACCTACGTGCATGACGATGCGGATTACACGGACTATCTGCGCGGCGGCCGGGTGATCGTCCGCGTCTGCATCGTTCGCCGCCTCGCGCACGCGTGGAGCGGCGGCGATCCGCGCGAAGCGTTCCACTCCGCGACGGGGCCGGACGCCACCGCGATGTTCTGGAATTTCTTTCGAAGGCGGCGGCGCAAGCGGTAA
- a CDS encoding LysR family transcriptional regulator yields the protein MRDIDLKTLRLFVAVCDHGNIARAAQEAHIEPSAISKRIAQLESDLGVPALTRSRRGVAPTPAGIALLEHARSMLFTMERIAADVTAIGDGLQGRVSICASASAIAEALLDDIASFMRDPANRNIKVDVEERLSRDLVRQVREGAAALGVCWDNVDLQGLQERSYRHDQLALAVHPEHPLAGRRSIGFDDTLEFEHVGLPPATAVHTMLKRAAADRGRTVSYRVIVSSFDAAFRVVAAGLGISVIPVEVAAAYRQSLGVHMIPLTDSWAKRRFIVCFQRFDTLQPAAQRMVDHLANRAVGGR from the coding sequence ATGCGCGACATCGACCTCAAGACCCTGCGGCTGTTCGTGGCGGTGTGCGATCACGGCAATATCGCGCGTGCCGCGCAAGAAGCGCACATCGAGCCTTCGGCGATCAGCAAGCGCATCGCGCAGCTCGAAAGCGATCTCGGCGTGCCGGCGCTCACGCGGTCACGACGCGGCGTCGCGCCCACGCCGGCCGGCATCGCGCTGCTCGAGCATGCGCGCAGCATGTTGTTCACGATGGAGCGGATCGCAGCCGACGTCACCGCGATCGGCGACGGGCTGCAGGGGCGCGTGAGCATCTGCGCGTCGGCATCGGCGATCGCGGAAGCCTTGCTGGACGACATCGCGTCGTTCATGCGCGATCCGGCCAACCGGAACATCAAGGTCGACGTGGAAGAGCGGCTGTCGCGCGATCTTGTCCGGCAGGTGCGCGAAGGGGCTGCCGCGCTCGGCGTGTGCTGGGACAACGTCGACCTGCAAGGGCTGCAGGAGCGGTCCTATCGCCACGACCAGTTGGCGCTCGCCGTGCATCCCGAGCATCCGCTCGCCGGCCGTCGGTCGATCGGCTTCGACGACACGCTCGAATTCGAGCACGTCGGCTTGCCGCCGGCCACCGCTGTTCATACGATGCTCAAGCGGGCCGCCGCGGACCGCGGCCGGACCGTGTCGTATCGCGTGATCGTGTCGAGCTTCGACGCGGCGTTTCGCGTCGTGGCCGCGGGCCTGGGCATCAGCGTCATTCCGGTCGAAGTGGCGGCGGCTTACCGGCAGTCGCTCGGCGTGCACATGATCCCGCTCACCGACTCATGGGCGAAGCGCCGCTTCATCGTGTGTTTCCAGCGCTTCGATACGCTGCAGCCCGCCGCCCAGCGGATGGTCGACCATCTCGCGAACCGCGCCGTCGGCGGCCGTTGA
- a CDS encoding hydroxymethylglutaryl-CoA lyase: MRSFPTHVVIREVGLRDGLQSIQAVLPTARKLEWIAGAYAAGQREIEVGSFVPARLLPQLADTAELVAYAKTLPGLAVSVLVPNLKGAQRALETGADLLLVPLSASREHSLANLRKTPDEVVAEVARIRAERDAAGSTTLIEGGIGTAFGCTIQGRVEPDEVLRCMQALLDAGADRVSIADTVGYAGPAAVRALFERARRVAGERFFCGHFHDTRGLALANVYAALETGVARFDATLAGIGGCPHAPGASGNAASEDLAFMLADMGIDTGIDLPALLALRAKVARWLDGESLHGALWRAGLPKTHRASIALNA, translated from the coding sequence ATGCGTTCTTTCCCCACCCACGTCGTGATTCGCGAGGTCGGATTGCGCGACGGTTTGCAAAGCATCCAGGCCGTCCTGCCGACCGCGCGCAAGCTCGAATGGATCGCCGGCGCCTATGCGGCCGGCCAGCGCGAGATCGAAGTCGGCTCGTTCGTGCCGGCGCGGCTGCTGCCGCAACTGGCCGATACCGCCGAACTTGTCGCGTACGCGAAAACGCTGCCGGGCCTCGCCGTGTCGGTGCTGGTGCCGAACCTGAAAGGCGCGCAGCGCGCACTCGAAACGGGCGCCGACCTGCTGCTCGTGCCGTTGTCCGCGAGCCGCGAACATAGCCTCGCGAACCTGCGCAAGACGCCCGATGAAGTCGTCGCCGAGGTCGCACGCATCCGCGCGGAACGCGATGCCGCCGGATCGACGACGCTGATCGAAGGCGGCATCGGCACGGCATTCGGCTGCACGATCCAGGGGCGCGTCGAACCGGACGAGGTCCTGCGCTGCATGCAGGCGTTGCTCGATGCGGGCGCGGATCGCGTCAGCATCGCCGATACGGTCGGCTACGCGGGGCCGGCCGCCGTGCGCGCGCTGTTCGAGCGGGCGCGTCGCGTCGCCGGCGAGCGCTTCTTTTGCGGTCACTTTCACGATACGCGCGGCCTCGCGCTTGCGAACGTCTATGCCGCGCTCGAAACCGGCGTCGCGCGTTTCGACGCGACGCTCGCCGGCATCGGTGGCTGCCCGCACGCGCCGGGCGCAAGCGGCAATGCGGCGAGCGAAGACCTGGCGTTCATGCTCGCCGACATGGGCATCGATACCGGCATCGACCTGCCGGCGCTGCTGGCGCTGCGCGCCAAGGTCGCGCGCTGGCTCGACGGCGAATCGCTGCACGGCGCGCTGTGGCGGGC